A stretch of Argiope bruennichi chromosome 10, qqArgBrue1.1, whole genome shotgun sequence DNA encodes these proteins:
- the LOC129988779 gene encoding cyclin-dependent kinase 2-associated protein 2-like yields MLVTEEEHKTFPANRQSCFSVYNHLKYFEEIQNWLNRIIQKMDEDNHSIDSPAQSNPGTPLPSNPGTPRNDKNDDIALVSSTSCYPMPQSSSGSSRQQPKPKYSQLLAIIEELGKDIRPTYAGSRSSAERLKRGIVHARILVRECLMETERNART; encoded by the exons ATGCTTGTTACCGAAGAAGAACATAAAACATTCCCAGCAAATCGTCAATCGTGCTTCAGTGTTtacaatcatttgaaatattttgaagaaatccaAAATTGGCTAAacag aataattcaaaaaatggacGAGGACAATCATTCCATTGATTCACCAGCACAAAGTAATCCTGGAACTCCTCTTCCAAGTAATCCAGGTACACCACGCAATGACAAAAATGATGATATTGCTCTTGTTTCTTCTACATCCTGTTATCCTATGCCTCAAAGTAGTTCAGGATCATCGCGACAACAGCCGAAACCCAAATATTCTCAGCTATTAGCAATCATTGAAGAACTTGGAAAAGACATTCGCCCTACATATGCTGGCAGTCGAAGCTCAGCTGAAAGACTAAAACGTGGTATAGTACATGCTCGTATTCTTGTAAGAGAATGCTTAATGGAGACCGAGAGAAATGCTAGAACATGA